The Orcinus orca chromosome 16, mOrcOrc1.1, whole genome shotgun sequence genome includes a window with the following:
- the LOC101282379 gene encoding 60S ribosomal protein L27-like, translated as MGKFMKPRKVVLVLAGHYSGRKAVIVKNIDDGTTDRPYRHALVAGIDRYPRKVTAAMGKKKIARRSKIKSFVKVYNYNHLMPTWYSVDIPLDKTVVNKDVFRDPALKHKAR; from the coding sequence ATGGGCAAGTTCATGAAACCCAGGAAGGTGGTGCTGGTCCTGGCCGGTCACTACTCTGGACGCAAAGCGGTCATCGTAAAGAACATTGATGATGGCACCACAGACCGACCCTACAGGCATGCTCTGGTGGCTGGAATTGATCGCTATCCCCGCAAAGTGACAGCTGCCATGGGCAAAAAGAAAATTGCCAGGAGGTCAAAGATCAAGTCTTTTGTGAAAGTTTATAATTATAATCACCTCATGCCTACGTGGTACTCTGTGGATATCCCCTTGGACAAAACTGTTGTCAACAAGGATGTCTTCAGAGACCCTGCTCTCAAACACAAGGCCCGATGA